A window of Natator depressus isolate rNatDep1 chromosome 3, rNatDep2.hap1, whole genome shotgun sequence genomic DNA:
GCCAGGGAAAAGGtgatttgggttcaattcccagctctgccacagccttctcctgtgaccttgggcaagtcccaatctatgcctcagttcccccttctgtaaaatggggatagcatgTCCTTTTGCCCATCTTTTGccagtcttgtttatttagattgtaagctctttaggagAGGGACTCTCTCTTATGATGTTTGTACAAGGCCTAGCACATTAAGGCTCTAGTATTGGTAGGGGCCTCTAGGCATTACCATAATGCTGCTACTAATAATGATTAAAAATGCAAAACTAAGAATGATCTATTCATTTTAAAGTCTCCCCATTCcttgcctttcatctgaggagtGCAGGCCAAATTCTTCAGTGTCATGATAATGTAATTCAGTTGCCAACTGTAATTTGTGCTACAGTAGCACTCTGTGTGTAACACAAGCACCCCCATTTATATACCAAGGTGTCATTATGGGGGAGTGTACTGAAGTGggaacagagctggtcaaaaattgggCATGTCAAGAGGAAAGTCACATTAGGCTAGAGTAGTGCAAGCAGCCAAAAAGCTACTCACAAGAGGGTGTAACACATCATCCCTTGGGGATAGAGGAATTACCACCTGCCCTAATTTACACTCCCATCCTTATGGTTTTTGGGGTTCTTCACTAAGAAGAAAAGTCAGGGTCGACTGGCTCAGCAAGACACCCTTAGAACCAAGGAAACatactctagaccagtggttcttaacctggggtgcacacaTCCTCTGGGGGcacgagatgccctttctgggggtgcgagatatgccagattttttttagaaggtaaatcattgaaaacaccaattaagcacaggcacgtaagtacaactactttgtttcatcaaacctatgtatttattaacattatacattttttaacgattactgtaatatacaaacaaaaaatatatctacgTTTagagaactgacctacttcaacgatttttgataaggggtgcgagaacatattttgagaaccaaaggggtgaaggctgcagtaaaggttaaaaccactgctctagaccatcTAGCCGCTCAGGGCATCATAGGCCCGGTTGGAAGCCTATTGATGAACCTATTTGCATCCATGACCAGTTTGAAAAAACAAGAGTTCTACCTGAGAAAGAGAGACTCCCTTATGTCAGAAGTAGGCCTCCTTTATGCCATTCCTCCCTCAGCCACTCAGAGTCTCTCGACACAAACACCTAGTTCACAGCAAGCCGGGGTGTAAATCTATGTCACACTAGCCTGCCACACATTAAGTGTCTGTGTGGACCTTGCTGCCaggcactaaaagttccctggtGAGCTGGATCTACCCCGCTTTGAAATGGGAGTCGATTAAagcgcactagggaactttttgTGCGCAGCAACAGGGTCCACACAGATACTTAATTCACACCTCAGCCTTAATTTACAACTGAATCCTCCCCCTTCCAAGGGATGACTTGCTGCTTTTTGCATGCCACTGTGAAGGCTGTCTGACATGGAGGGGcctgggcttgtcttcactatcagtgtaagtcgacctaagttacgctactccagttaTGTGAATAACGTTGCTGGAGTCGACATGGCTTAGGTCGACGTActccggtgtcttcactgtgctgcgtcgATGGACTTACCTTATTCTTCTCAGGGAGCTAGAGTACAGGGGTCGGCCGGAGAGTGCTCTattgtcgatttagcgggtcttcactagatccgCTAAATCGACACCCACTGCATAGATTGCAGCAGCGTTGATctcctggtagtgaagacaagtcctcaGATAGGGACAATTCTGTCTTACCTATGCATTTTCATTCTAGGAACCTCCAGGTCAGACAGCCAGACCCTCCCTGTGGAGAACTGCATTAAGTTTGCTGGAGAGGGGCGTCTGCCTATTGCTTGCTTGTTGAGTAGTTTGAAAGGCAAGTGGGTATTCCTCCAGGAAATCTCTAAATTTAATGTCAAGGCTCTGCTGTGGGTGGTTTGAGTTGAACAGCACTTTTACACTTCAATATAGTTAGCATTTTTCAGCTTTGGAAGCTATCATCCTGGGCAGTTCTTCCTAAGAGGTGGCCCTAAGCCCAAGCTCAGAGCAAATAGCTCATGGACCAAGAGAACGCCCTACTATCAAGTCTGACATAGAGGGACCTAGACTTAAAGTTAACAGTGACGACAGAATTTTCCCTTTTTCAACATATTCTATTCTGTTTTTACATATCACCAAAGGTGACAGGTATgtattatttgaaaacaaaaatgttcgCAGTGTTGATGGCAcatttttcagatattttctgATCTATCTTATGAATATATTCCTTGACAATGCGTTAGAAAGCTCACAGAAGTAGCAAAAAAGACAGTGGTCACTTACTTGTGTTGCTCCAATTTTGGTTTTTGGGTCACCAAGTACCAGAGTCTCCGAGATTGGCCAATTAAGGAAAATGGCATAGACTGTCTCTTCTTTAGGTTTGAACGTGTACCTGGTTGGAAATGGGGAGTCATATAATTTGGGtccagttgttgttgtttttttgtgatTATCCACACACTTGAGAGTAATGTACATGTAAAGATTTCAGGACtggaaaaggaattttaaaagttGATGGCAATTAGGGTCACAAACACCACAAGAACTGTTTACATCAGAACTACAGCAATGCAGTCCTCGTCCTGCCAAACTACTATTTAAAAAAGTTTGGATTCCAGTGGAGCTTTTTTCCAAGTATAATTTATTCTCTACCAAACAatcgtgcaaatatttgtaacacttctctttctcttcttaaTATTAATGTTTCTCATGAGTTTTACTTCTAGCTTTTTATTGTGTCTAGACgtgatatttatatttaatagccGATGATGGGGTCAGGAGTACAGAACGGCCcatgagggaaggagaaggagtaGGGCCAAAATGCACATGAGGGATGGTTGTGGATTACTGGCACAGCAAAGGCACAGAAGCTAAGGGATAGAGCAGGGTCCAGAGACTAAAAAGGGGTGAATCTGATGGGTGATTTCACCAGAAATGACATTAACATTATCTTACCAAATAATTTATCCATCATACTCAATTTGACAGGGCTCATGGCCATCCTACTATTGATCAGAGTTGTTTTCtaggaactttttttaaaaaaaattccagcttTGGAAGCTATTATTGTGAGGAGTTCTTTCTAAGCCACCTTAAAAAAGtggctaattttaaaaagtaccttAACATTTCTGTCTTTCTCATGATAGTGATATTGACTTATTTCTTATCATCAGTTTTATATTGTATCGATCAATAttctataaaaagaacaggagtacttgtggcaccttagagactaacaaatttattagagcataagctttcatgggcccaggaaagcttatgctctaataaatttgttagtctctaaggtgccacaagtactcctgttctttttgcggatacagactaacacggctactactctgaaacctgccaataTTCTACAGTAATTTCTAGGTCCTGCTTTAGTTTTTCAGCTACTTTTGCTGAAAGGCGTAAACAGGCCAAAGATACACATTGAACCTTTGTTTCAGTCTGCATTGGAAGCATGCACTCTCTTGTCCCccagtttttttcccctaatcATTAGGACTTACCAACTTCACTAATGTCCAATATACATATTCTTCCTTTAGGCACCTATCTTGGCTTTCCGAAAGGGTTCTTTTCTGAGACAGCCAAATAACATACAAATTAAGGTAGTGGTTTCTTTATTGTAAACACTTGTCCACTAGAAATTGCACAACTTCACAAAAGGGTCTCAATAGTTATATTTTCTGCATATTGTTTCACTAGTCTTACCACACTCCTGGTGTGACAGTGTCATTCTGCGTTCTCCATGGTTTAGTTCCGTAAATGGCTTCTCCATTGACTCTCAGCCAGACACCCATCTGCCTTAGGCGTTCTTGGAATATAACATCAATGCGACCATCATGGGTGGGCCCAATGTTCATCAGGAGATTTCCCCCACATGATACTGTTTCTACGAGTTCCTGAAACATTTAGCAAAGTCAGAATGTTAAGATTATGGCCAATGAAGGTATACACATTGTCTGGTGTTCTTACCAAAACTTAGAACTCTGCTCCAGACACATGGGTTGAAAGAGCTGAATCAGTATTTGACACTGCAATATGCAAAGTAGTACGTTAATGGTTCCAATAGTTTCTACAAAATTTAAGCTTCcattaaaaatgttacatttttagcTCGTATGGCtcaagaaaaccttccaaatgtgatcTCACTCTGTGATGCCTGACTAACTCTGCATTTTTTCAGTCTGTCTGCATTATGAGTTATCTGCTTCCCATTTGTTTAACTGGGGGCTGAGTCTAAACCCTAATGATGACTGATATCAGTCGTTTTATATTGTAAACATCCAGATATTCTGAAATGGTGGTCAGATTCTGGGATTGTAGTTGGATACTGTGAAGAGCCCctgatacatacacacacacacacacacacacacacatacaccttaCTTCTGAGAGTGGGTAACTATTACACGAAAAAAAAACTACTTGTGCCACAGAATAAAACGAAATTAAACAAATATCTTTGGTTTCTGCAGCTAAATACTTCTCATTTCTTTTCAGAACTATCTTGTATACAGTACAAGAGTTTAAAGTAAACTGCAGCACCTAAACTATTAAGAGAGCTTACACACTAAGACCCCGTTCCTACAACTGATTTCAGGTGGGTGGTCCTCCTGTGTCTATAAAaagccccactgaactcaatgaggCAGGTGCAGAGGTCCACCTGCAAAGaaccagttgcaggatcaggatcctACCTTACCTTActaatttgttttaaatcacaATTATCTGCATGTCCAACTTTAATGAACAGAcaaagtattttaatttaaaaatgtaagtaTAAGATTGGATTGCACTGGGGAAATAAaccacctaaaaaaaaaaaacagatgcaaAGAAACAAGGAAGTCATTCCTGAAACAACCAAATATATCAAAgccttttgcatttctctcacaCCAGAGATTGATGAACACCTGGAGCCCATGCACTTTGAAATAATTCCCTACTGTTGTATTAGGTAAAATTCTCTGACTTCAGCAGACATTAGAAGTGTTTAAAAGCTACAGCATCTCCTCCAAATTTGGGTATATGAGGTACAACATGTACATACAGCTGTATGaatgtttgtttctttcctgGACATAATGTTTTTGTTTGACATGCTGTACATCAAATGACTTAACCCGTAGAAGGACTTAGTTGTTAATAGACCAATTAAAAGACTTTGTAGGTTCATTTGGAAGTCTCGAACTGGTAGGATGGAAACATCAATTTTATTATCACAAATTTTACAGGATTACCTGTGGGAGAAGTTAGAATTAGCCAGCAGAAATTCAACCCATTCCCTAGGAACTACTTCCTTTGTCATTAACTGTCACTGAAATCCCTAGTCTGTGGTCACACTTCTATTGGAAACTTTCCTAGCATGCTTTTCCGGCAACTGGCCCTTTACATTTGGAAAAGCAAAACAGCTACAACCATAAAGTTGCTATTTTGTAGCTGACTGCTGAGGGCTACGTCTCACTTCCTTCTACCTGGCAAGTACTGATAGTTCTTACTATGGTTTACCTTGGTATTTCTTTCACGCCTCAGAAAAGGCCACCTTCATATTTTTATATCTATACCTGCAGATTTTTTAAGCTAGTGGGCACTGATAGCTTGCATTATACTTAAGGTTAGTTCCATCTTGCATtctaacttatttaaaaaattgtcagaaaTTACATGTAAGACCTACACCTAAGATGAAAATTTAACTCAGCTGTTGACTGTTAGATGTTAACTCTAACCCAGCTGTTAGACTGCAAAGTCCAGCCATCAAACAAAAGCTAGATTTGGGTTATGTGATAATATCAAACTATACACACCCACAAAATAATTGAGTGTTACAACAACTGCAAATTTCACTGTGTTGTGACTACTCCTCAGAGATTAAAGTTTCGAGTTGATCTGATGGCTTGTCTCTAAATGTGTGCAAGACGTGAGCTTGGGAGCACCCTTTGAACTCTGGAGGGCAATGAAAGTTGCCGGTGGAGGCAGAAGTGTATTTGAGTTCTTTGGATGAGTCAGCAATCTGTTCTCAGCACCGTCTGTTGTCAAACTCATAAGGTGATGTTGAGGGTGAAATGAGAAAAGTGTCCCCTCAATGAAGAGGGACAGGCAAACCCAAATTCCTCCACATGGACCAGCCTTCAAATCTGGGTCAGATGTAGAGAATTCAGACTTGGATTGCTATTTCCACCAATCTGTAAAACACATTAATATTTCTATCCTGTCTTTGGAAAACTTTTATCCTTTTGTATTTATGAAATAGCAACATTTAATGTAGAGTATCGCTCTTTGCATTGCATGAATGTAGACTCTTTTTTGGAAACAATTAGTTATATGCTATGTAAACAGGGATTCAGCAGACATAAAGCCCATCCACTTCTATGGAATTTAATGCacgttttgccattgacttcagtagcagcaGGATTGGTTCCCTGAGTGTTGCTGGCAGAATATTCTGGGAGATATGAGTAGAAAACTACAGAAACAATAATGACTCTTTTGTATTTAAATGCCACAAACACTTGAAGTGTATAATTTGCATAAAATACTTAGAAGAATACTAAATACTTAGAAGAATACTAAATATCCATGGCTTATTATTACTTCATATTTGTCACCATagagtaggagcagagagaacCTTAAAGACAGAAAGAAGAGGAAGTGCTTGCCTCTTTCATTTGCAATAAAAGTAACTGAGTGGaatttatgggcctgatcctcatcTTGCTTACACGTGTGTAAATCacaaataattccactgaagtcaaactggtgtaagagagaggagaatcaaacCATAGGATCTGCACAGTTAAGATAGAGCCATTACTGAACTTAGTTTGATAATATAATCAAAGGAAATGATCATCAAGAGGTCACATAATTAGTTATTTCTTACCATTACATTGGTGAACTATAATAATCAGAAGTACTGGCCAGATGTTGTATACCGTATCTCTGTCTTACTGTACCTTTACCAGTTCTTCAATCGTGAGGTAATCATTTAGCTGAGTATTCCTCCTATAACCCCATGACCATTTGTCTATGGTCATACAGTTTTCCCACTTATGAGGCAGAAGGTGTCCTGGGTTATAGCGGTCGCTGCAGGTGTAGTATCCACCATGTTTACAAATGCTGCCAACTCCCCAACGATCATTTGTTACAACTGTATCCCGAACTGGGCTGAAATTacagaaattttaaacaaatgattatgatttttaattatttagaCTAAATGTCAGCTCTTTTCCCCAGAAATTCACATTCAAGATGACTTCTGTATTCCTAATTTTCCTCTTTACATAATGCAAATGGGTAAGAAATCTGAGGTCTTACACAGAATGAGAGTAGTGAATGGACCCGCTTCtgcactccttactcaggcaCGCCTCCGACTGTCTGCCATGGAAATAGATTACAGTACAGATCCTTGAATATGTACTGTGTCTTATGTGCAGTGTCAAAGGCACGGTCTGTGAAGAAAGTGTCCTGAtcatggactataaggtggatagaaagctgactagatcgtcgggctcaacgggtagtgatcaatggccccatgtctagttggcagccggtatcaagcggcgtgccccaagggtcggtcctggggccggttttgttcaatatcttcattaatgatctggaggatggcgtggattgcaccctcagcaagtttgcagatgacactaaactgggaggagaggtagataccctggagggtagggataggatacagagggatccaGACAAAtaagaggattgggccaaaagaaatctgatgaggttcaacaaggacaagtgcagagtcctgcactaaggacggaagaatcctatgcaccactacagactagggaccgaatggctcaacagcagttctgcagaaaaggacctaggggttacagtggacgagaagctggatatgagtcaacagtgtgcccttgttgccaagaaggccaatggcattttgggatgtataagtaggggcattgccagcagatcgagggatgtgatcgttcccctctattcaacactggtgaggcctcatctggagtactgtatccagttttgggccccacactacaagaaggatgtggaaaaactggaaagcgtccagcagagggcaacaaaaatgattaggggactggaacacatgacttatgaaaagaggctgagggaactgggattgtttagtctgcagaagagaagaatgatttgatagctgcttccaactacctgaaagggggttccaaagaggatggatctagactgttctcagtggtaccagatgacagaacaaggactaatggtctcaagttgcaatgggggatgtttaggttggatattaggaaaaaaaatttcactaggagggtggtgaagcactggaacacgttacctagggaggtggtagaatctccttccttagaagtttttaaggtcaggcttgacaaagccctggctgggatgatttaattggggattggtcctgctttgagcagggggttggactagatgacctcctgaggtcccttccaaccctgatattctatgatcatatTCTTAACAAAACCACCCTACTTGCCATCATGGTAGATGACTGTTACTTACAGGAGAATAAAAATAGATAGAATGGCCAGACCATGTTAATGGAACAACTTATGGACCTgcttgacatttttcatgaaaaatgttcatAATTTTTCAGCCATGTCTAATAATTTGCTTGTTAAAGGGAATGCTCTTCCCTGACTTGATCCCTTATATTGCAGGGAAATTAAGTGGCAGATGACATGGTTAAGTGCCCATTAAGTGAAACAATGGATCCCACACAATATATGGAAAATGAGACAGAAGCTATAGCCTGGCCAAAGTTCCAATTTAAGAGCTAAATATATGATAAAAACAAGACACCTGTCATTATACAGCCAGGCTAAAAATCCAGTGCTGTTCCAGTAAGTATCTGGTGCATTACCATCCCCATCAGACCAGAGGATCTCTGGTTGGTATTTAGCCACAATCTCATAGAGCTCAGGCAATGACTTGGCTGTTGGAAACTGTCTTGTCTTGAATACATTGGAGGCATCATAAAGGAAGAGAGGATTGAACCATTCAAAGAGAGAGTGATACAGCCCAAAGTGCAAATCCGTCCTGTTTCTTATAGATGTTGCTAGTTCAGCCACAATGTCCCGTTTTGGTCCTATGTTGACAGCATTCCAGTTCCAAGAGTATTTGGACCCCCACAAAGTAAAACCTAGAAAGAGAAAGTTGAAGgataaaaagagaataaaaagcACTGTAAGCATATTCTTATATATGCTATGCTATTAGTCAAACACACATGCTGATTGCAGCTCCCCAGGAAGAGGAAGTAGGCTCTTCCCTCTTCTGCAGCTCCCCAGAAAGAAGAAGTAGGCTCTCCCCACTTCTGCTTGCCCTATCACTGAAATCTCTAGTTATGTATAACCATAATATTCCTTTCTTTAGAAGAAGAATCCAATACCAAGATGTTAAAAATTGTTTATACCATGTCTACAAATGACACATAACTCTCAGTTTCTGCACTAAGTAGTCTCTTACTATGGGTATGTATAGCACCTAGTATCACGGAGACCTGATCTTGATTTGGGCTTCTAGCTGCAGCAGTAATAATAGGAATCAGGCTACTAATGTTGAAATATAATTGTGCATATTTCAAAATCTTAACCGACTCCCAAGAGCACATTGTACATTTCTTGGAGAAAGGTACAGAGCTAACAAACTCTCTGCACACAGTAATGTTCTATATGAAACAGAACACGATTTACTCTTCTGGTTCATTAAGCAATAAAAAGCCTAGAGCTAAATTACGCAACAGTCAGACATTAACAACTTCTATGGCTGTtgtaggaagctctgcagcaCTCTTAACTTCAGTCATTGCAACCTATAGCAGGAGAAATAATGTGATAACAAATTCTTCCTTCTATCAATGTTCCAGCCTTTTATAGGGGATATGGGCTAACAAATACCACTTTTATTCCTGCCAGGTTTTTAGCATCTAGTCAGCTGGACAAGATAACTTCACCTGGGTTTTTGTTCTGCTAGAAGAAATGAACCATGAACTGCAACAATTGCCAGCACTTGCACACGTTCTATTTACCTTCATGATGTTTTGAAGTCAAGACAACATATTTTGCACCAGAAGCCTTCAGAATATCTGCCCACTGGTTGGCATCAAAAAACTCGGCTGTAAACAAAGGGCCAAAATCTTCATAACTGAAGCCAGGAGGGTAATTTGTCTCCATAAATTTTACATAGGCCGGTCTCTTTTCCTTCTGCCAATACCACCTTCCAAATACACAATAAAAATAtccaatgacatttaaaaaatatatacagttaTAATAATCAATTCCTGTTTTGCCATTCTAAAGGGCGGTGCACACTGTCACAGACATACTGTGGAAGTACACTGGAAATAACATAAAACTGCCTCAGGCAATAATAGCTTTGATATTTGGAGGCACCTTGGTCTACCTTCCTCAAGGACTTCATTTGAGGGACTCCCAGAGTTTCCTACTGAGCTGTGTTGTACACCAGCTAAAATTTGATGGGGGTGTGGAAAAGATAGTCTTATTTAGGGGCCAAATGCTGAAAACTTACTACCAGGCATACA
This region includes:
- the FUCA2 gene encoding plasma alpha-L-fucosidase, whose protein sequence is MLLLLLCLLLWPQGCSARYDPTWESLDSRPLPTWFDEVKFGIFIHWGVFSVPSFGSEWFWWYWQKEKRPAYVKFMETNYPPGFSYEDFGPLFTAEFFDANQWADILKASGAKYVVLTSKHHEGFTLWGSKYSWNWNAVNIGPKRDIVAELATSIRNRTDLHFGLYHSLFEWFNPLFLYDASNVFKTRQFPTAKSLPELYEIVAKYQPEILWSDGDGNAPDTYWNSTGFLAWLYNDSPVRDTVVTNDRWGVGSICKHGGYYTCSDRYNPGHLLPHKWENCMTIDKWSWGYRRNTQLNDYLTIEELVKELVETVSCGGNLLMNIGPTHDGRIDVIFQERLRQMGVWLRVNGEAIYGTKPWRTQNDTVTPGVWYTFKPKEETVYAIFLNWPISETLVLGDPKTKIGATQVKLIGHKGQLKWVSLGEKGMTVAVPQLTPSQLPCQWGWTLQLMNVN